The genomic DNA AAGGTATCAGACAGAAAAAACGAAAATGCCTATTTCATTTTTGAGTTTTTTGGCTTATGACCGAAGTGCTGCTCCTTGAATACCGTTTGTTCAGTTAGAGGGGACATGATTTACCCCTTTGATTTTCTAGTTTCAAGAGTTGAAAATAAAGGTGTGGATCGATAAGATGGTTTCCTTTTTTACAATAGTTCTTTTTTTATTTGTCATCGTCATGTGCTTATTTCTATGGCTTGTACGACGAGAGATCGTTTATAAAACGGTTCGGAATCGCTGGGTCTATTTAGTTGTTCCTTTCCTTGCTGTACTGGTTCTATGGTATACATTGGTTAGTCAACCAACCACTGATGAGTTAGTGAAAGGCATCTTGGCTTCTCTTGTGTTATTGAGTTTCTTGTTAGATAGTCGAGGACTTACTACAGAAGGGCTAGTTTTGAACAGCTTTGACCGCCGTGGAGTGCCATATTCTGAAATCAACAAAGTCGTTCTTTACCAACCAAAAGATTCGAAAGAAGTCAAAATGAATTTTTTCCGGAACGGTTGGCGTGGCCCGTTATTGAAATTTTCTGTCTCATTAGAAGAATTGATTCCTTTTTTAGCAAAACACTTAAATGATGATGCAGAACTTGATATCATGATCGAGCATGAGGATGAATGATCCATTGAAATGACAAAAAAGACAGCTCCTTCTTTTAAAAGAGGGAGCTGTCTTTTTGTATTAGTGGCATTAGCCAAACACGCGGAAACGATCAGCATCGTTCATATATTCTTTTTCGCCAGCTGGAGATTCAGGTGAACCAAAGACTAATTGTGCACGTAATTTCCAGTTTGTAGGAATCGACCATTCTTTTGCGACAGCTTCATCGATCACTGGATTGTAATGTTGTAGGTTTGCACCTAAACCTTCTTCGCTTAATGCCACCCAAGTATTGGCTGTAGCAATACCATTTGATTGTTCTGACCAATCAGGGAAGTTATCTGCATATAATGCAAATTGCTCTTGCAAGTTTTTGATCACATCTGTGTCTTTGAAGAACAAGACAGTACCGTAACCTTTTTTGAAACTAGCTAATTTGTTTTGAGTATTTGGGAAAGCATCAGCAGGTGTCAATGGACGTAAAGCTTCTTCTGTCATTTCCCATAATTTTTCATGTGCATCGCCAAATAAGATTACTGCACGTGTTGATTGCGCATTGAAAGCAGTAGGGCTTTCTTTGATTGCTTCTTGGATCAATGTTGTTAATTCTTCATTTGATTGTGATACGTTACGGCCTAGATCATAGATCGAACGGCGGTTTTTTAAGATATTTGTAAATTCAGTCATAGATTAGTTCTCCTTTAATTCGCTTTTCTGCGTTTTTTTCTTGATGACAAAACGAAGTATATCATCTTACAAAAAGTAAGTAAAACAAAACGCTCAACAAAATGTAAGAATAGAAAAAAGATGTTCTTTTACATAAAAAATTCGTTACGAGACCGTTTACATACTGAATATACCGACATTTGAGCTTCATGACATGAAGTAGACTATATAATTATTAAAAATAACCTATGTTTTTTCTTATCGTTTTCCCATTAAAATTTTGTTGTATTTATAGAAAATAAGTATATATTTCTTAAATAAATATTTTTACACGGATTTTCGGTAAATATGTGTATTATTTTCTGAAAATTAAAAGAATTGGGGTATGGGAATATGGAAAAACAAGACAAAGGGTTCTTCGGTCAGCCGAAGGGATTGTCTACATTGTTCTTCACAGAGATGTGGGAACGATTCAGTTATTATGGTATGCGTGCCTTACTGATCTATTATATGTACGACACGGTAGCAAATGGTGGACTTGGTTTACCTCGTGCCACAGCGTTGTCGATCATGTCGATCTACGGTTCGTTGATTTATATGTCGAGTATCGTAGGCGGCTGGTTTTCAGATCGTGTGTTAGGAGCCAAAAAAACCGTCTTTATTGGTGGGATCTTCATCATGATCGGTCATGTTGTTTTGGCATTGCCGTTTGGTGTCTCTACTTTATTTATCTCGATGGCACTGATCATCATCGGTACAGCTTTCTTAAAACCAAATGTTTCGGGAATGGTTGGGCATTTGTATACGAAAACCGATTTAAGAAGAGATGCAGGATTTTCGATTTTTTATATGGGTGTCAATTTAGGCGCATTGCTCGCGCCGTTGATCGTCGGTACGATCGGTCAAGAGTATAACTACCATTTAGGTTTCTCATTAGCCGCTATCGGTATGTTCTTCGGATTGTTGCAATATGTGATCCAAGGACGTAAGACATTGGATGGAGTGGGTATGACACCTCCAAATCCTTTGACACAAGGAGAACGCAAAGGATTTATCCGTAATGTTGTGATCGCTTTGGTCGTATTTGCTATTATTTTTGGTGGAGCACAACTAACTGGACATTTAACGATCGATTTCTTTGTTAATACGATCAGTGTCTTAGGAATCGTTCTACCATTATATTACTTTATTAAAATGTTGACTTCAAAAGATGTGTCGGTGGAAGAAAAACCACGAGTATGGGCATATATCCCGTTGTTTTTAGCAGCAATCATCTTTTGGTCATTGCAAGAACAAGGGTCATCGATCCTTGCGTTATTTGCGAGTGAACGAACACAATCGACCTTGATGGGTGTTCCGATCCAAGCAAGTTGGTATCAATCATTGAATCCGATCTTCATCTTTATTTTGACACCTGTGTTCGTTACTTTATGGACTCGTTTAGGCAAACGTCAACCATCAACTGTCGTGAAATTCTCTCTAGGGTTGTTATTTGCCGGATTGTCTTACCTATTACTGATGTTGCCAGGAATGTTATATGGAACAGCTGGAAAAGTCAGCCCACTTTGGTTGATCGGTAGCTTCTTCATCATCGTGATCGCTGAACTTTGCTTATCACCTGTCGGTCTTTCTGTTACGACGAAATTAGCACCTAGAGCCTTTGAATCGCAAACGATTGCGATCTGGTTTTTAGCCGATGCTTCTTCACAAGCCATCAATGCACAAATCGCTCGTTTTTATACACCTGGTACCGAATCAGCGTACTTTGGGATCATTGGTGTCGTAGCAATCGTTGGTGCAGTGATTTTATTTGCAATCAAAGAACCAATCAAAAAATTAATGGGCTCGATCCACTGATTGGATCAGCGTCATTTGTCGGAGAGGACAGTCGTCCATCTCCGGCTTTTTTATTTTCCAAAATTCAAACGATAATAGAACAAATGTTCAATTATCTTTGTTATAATGAAGAGGTATATCAACCAGGAAAAGGAGGCAATAAGGTGTCGTTACAATTTATCTTAGGGAATGGTCAAAAAGACCACCGCAAAGCACTGATCGATGAAGCCGCCGCTTGGCTTGAAAAAGATGAAGACAATCAAGTATTTTTCCTTGTACCTAACTATAATAAATTTGAACAAGAGCAAGAATTACTCGCTGAGATGCGAAAAAAAAGCGGAAAAAGCTCATTTAGCACAACGAATATGCAAGTATTCAGTTTCTATCGTTTGGCTTGGTACTTATTACAACAAACCACGTTGCTGACAGGTAGTGAATTGACCGAATCTGGTTCAGCAATGATCCTTCGCCAAATCCTAGAAAAAAAACAAGAAGAATTGACGATATTTCGTGGAGAAATCCGTAAAAAAGGGTTTATCCGTCAACTACAAGAGCTATACAGCGAACTGCAAGTCGGAAAAATTTCGCCTGTTGATTTGCTCACTTCTGTGACAGGAGAGTCGCCAAAAGAAGAAGACCGACAATTGAAAATGAAGGATCTACAACTGATCTTCTCGGCATTCGAAGAGGAATTAGTCCAACGTGCGCTACAATCTGAAGACGCGTTGACTGTACTAGCAAATTATATGGCGACACAGGATTACCACAAGATCAAGTTTTTAGTGAGTGGTTTTGCCCGGATCAATGCTCAAGAATACCAGTTGCTGCAAAAAATGATGGAAAAAGGGCATCTTGTGGTGGATTTGCTATTGGATCGCCCCTACAAATCTGATCTACCAGATCCGTTGACCTTGTTTTTCAATACAGGGAAGGTCTATTTCCAACTACTTAACGCAGCAAGAGAATTGAATGTTCCTGTCTCTGTCGATCATTATGCACCGAATCGGGAATATCCAAAAGAACTTCAAACCTTACAACAAATGTGGGAAGAGACCTCCAGCCATCAGAAAAGCCAATCTGTTGAACTTGGCGCGCAAGAGACACTACATCTGTGGGAGGCGGAGAATCCAACGGAAGAAGTCCGGCAATTAGCGGTGGAGATCCGACGTTTGGTCAGTCAAGAAGGCTTTCGGTATCGAGATATCCAAGTGTTGACGAAGGATATGACGCTTTATGGAAATCTACTGCGTCCGATTTTTCAAGAGATGTCGATCCCTTTTTATCTGGATGAAGAGCAACTGATGGAAAATCATCCATTGATTGAATGGATCAACAGCTTATTTGCATTGGATCGTTACCAATACCGCTTAAACGATATCATGCGTTTCTTCAAGACAGAGTTGACGATCGGTGCCCCAGCGGAAGACCTGGATCTTGAGACTTGGGAAGCAACTAGAAATCAATTCCGCACGAACTTAGATATTACGGAAAATGTAGCGTTAGCTTACAACTATCAAGGAAATTATTGGCTTCGAGAAAAAGATTGGCAATTTGTTGCCTATGATTTTGAAGCAGAACAGCTAGAAGACGTCAAACAACTGGAAGAGCAATCAAATACGATCCGGAGACTTTTTCGTGACATGGTGCCGGTATTTTTGAAGAACATCAAAAAATGCCAAACAGGTCAAGAAGCTGTCACTTTGTTTTATCGCTTCTTGATCGAAAGCGGCGTGCAACAACAATTGCTTTTCTGGCGAGACCAAGAAGTGGCACGTGGTGGATTAGCTGCAGCTAGAAATCATGAGCAAACGTGGGGCGCGTTGATGGATCTTTTGGACGAGTATTCATTGATCTACGGAGAAACAGCGTTCGACTGGGCATTATTCCAAGAGATCATCACGAGTGGGCTAGAAAATCTTAGCTATGGGAAAATCCCTACGGCAATCGACCAGGTGAGGATCAACCGCTTGGAACTTGTGCGACCTAATCAAGCAAAAGTAACATTTGCGGTCGGTTTGAATGACCAAGTGTTTCCAGATCGTCATGAAACCAAAGGCTTATTATCGAGCGAAGAACGTGAAGCGTTGAATCAAGGTTTAGGCGAGGATCAATTTTTATTTGATCCAGCAAAAGAAAGTATGTCTTTCGAACCTTTCCAAGCGTATTTAGTCTTTGCTTCGGGAACGGAACGCTTGTACTTGAGTTATGCGCAAAGCTATGATACCAATCGCTTGAAAATGTCTCCGTACTTGAAACGAGTCGTTGACTATCTAGGTGTTCCAGTTGAACCAAAATGTCAGTTGCAGTTGACGAGTGAACCAGATTGTTACGTGGGCACTTACCGCAGCGGGATCAATACGATCAATCGGGTCTATCGTTTAGCAAAAGAAGCCAAACAAGCAGTACCCCTTTATTGGCAACAATTGAAAGGGTTAGTTCTACGCTCTGACCAACGAAATTTTGCATTGACGATTTTTGAAAGTCAAGATCATCTGAATATACCAGTTTCCTTATCAGAAGAGATGGCAGAAGCCCTCTATGGCAAAGAAATCTACACGTCGATCTCACGCATGGAAAACTTTTATAACTGTGAGTATAAATACTTTGTCCAGTTTGGCTTGAAGCTGAAAGAACGTAATATTTATGGGTTGACACCAGCTGCCACTGGCGACTTCTATCATGAATCATTGGATCGCTTCTTCAAATTGTTATTCTCGAATCAACTGTCACTTGTGGCGATGTCGGAGAAAGAGCGACAAGAATTTACCGAAAAAGTCTTACAAGAAGTATTTGGTGAATTGCGCTTTGAGATTTTAGATAGCTCTGCACGGATGAACTATATCCGTTACCAATTAGGGCAAACGATCCAAAAAGTGGCAT from Enterococcus mundtii includes the following:
- a CDS encoding nitroreductase family protein; protein product: MTEFTNILKNRRSIYDLGRNVSQSNEELTTLIQEAIKESPTAFNAQSTRAVILFGDAHEKLWEMTEEALRPLTPADAFPNTQNKLASFKKGYGTVLFFKDTDVIKNLQEQFALYADNFPDWSEQSNGIATANTWVALSEEGLGANLQHYNPVIDEAVAKEWSIPTNWKLRAQLVFGSPESPAGEKEYMNDADRFRVFG
- a CDS encoding peptide MFS transporter; its protein translation is MEKQDKGFFGQPKGLSTLFFTEMWERFSYYGMRALLIYYMYDTVANGGLGLPRATALSIMSIYGSLIYMSSIVGGWFSDRVLGAKKTVFIGGIFIMIGHVVLALPFGVSTLFISMALIIIGTAFLKPNVSGMVGHLYTKTDLRRDAGFSIFYMGVNLGALLAPLIVGTIGQEYNYHLGFSLAAIGMFFGLLQYVIQGRKTLDGVGMTPPNPLTQGERKGFIRNVVIALVVFAIIFGGAQLTGHLTIDFFVNTISVLGIVLPLYYFIKMLTSKDVSVEEKPRVWAYIPLFLAAIIFWSLQEQGSSILALFASERTQSTLMGVPIQASWYQSLNPIFIFILTPVFVTLWTRLGKRQPSTVVKFSLGLLFAGLSYLLLMLPGMLYGTAGKVSPLWLIGSFFIIVIAELCLSPVGLSVTTKLAPRAFESQTIAIWFLADASSQAINAQIARFYTPGTESAYFGIIGVVAIVGAVILFAIKEPIKKLMGSIH
- a CDS encoding PD-(D/E)XK nuclease family protein; translation: MSLQFILGNGQKDHRKALIDEAAAWLEKDEDNQVFFLVPNYNKFEQEQELLAEMRKKSGKSSFSTTNMQVFSFYRLAWYLLQQTTLLTGSELTESGSAMILRQILEKKQEELTIFRGEIRKKGFIRQLQELYSELQVGKISPVDLLTSVTGESPKEEDRQLKMKDLQLIFSAFEEELVQRALQSEDALTVLANYMATQDYHKIKFLVSGFARINAQEYQLLQKMMEKGHLVVDLLLDRPYKSDLPDPLTLFFNTGKVYFQLLNAARELNVPVSVDHYAPNREYPKELQTLQQMWEETSSHQKSQSVELGAQETLHLWEAENPTEEVRQLAVEIRRLVSQEGFRYRDIQVLTKDMTLYGNLLRPIFQEMSIPFYLDEEQLMENHPLIEWINSLFALDRYQYRLNDIMRFFKTELTIGAPAEDLDLETWEATRNQFRTNLDITENVALAYNYQGNYWLREKDWQFVAYDFEAEQLEDVKQLEEQSNTIRRLFRDMVPVFLKNIKKCQTGQEAVTLFYRFLIESGVQQQLLFWRDQEVARGGLAAARNHEQTWGALMDLLDEYSLIYGETAFDWALFQEIITSGLENLSYGKIPTAIDQVRINRLELVRPNQAKVTFAVGLNDQVFPDRHETKGLLSSEEREALNQGLGEDQFLFDPAKESMSFEPFQAYLVFASGTERLYLSYAQSYDTNRLKMSPYLKRVVDYLGVPVEPKCQLQLTSEPDCYVGTYRSGINTINRVYRLAKEAKQAVPLYWQQLKGLVLRSDQRNFALTIFESQDHLNIPVSLSEEMAEALYGKEIYTSISRMENFYNCEYKYFVQFGLKLKERNIYGLTPAATGDFYHESLDRFFKLLFSNQLSLVAMSEKERQEFTEKVLQEVFGELRFEILDSSARMNYIRYQLGQTIQKVAWALQKQSKNTGMKPLQTEILFGQIAGARGIPGLEIPLDKGGKLHVRGKIDRIDVATEQSDTWLSVVDYKSSGRSFDVTEAYYGMAMQLLTYLDVALMDAVRLTGKAAVKPAGSYYLHVHNPVLTDTTDVEKNTLKKFSYDGVFVDDPGLLEVLDHSLEAKESSLIYPVKKNAKDELQKGSYSKEKFYTEEELQLFMNHNRENMRLAGEAITSGEIKLNPAYKDKQRIACEHCPFRSICTFDVMLKENNYHRLEKLDKDEALRRILKRSEDE